From a region of the Zingiber officinale cultivar Zhangliang chromosome 4B, Zo_v1.1, whole genome shotgun sequence genome:
- the LOC121977148 gene encoding G-type lectin S-receptor-like serine/threonine-protein kinase B120 — MATSPPIAKILLLFSLYFLLCVSDNRLTPGQLMPSNETLTSGAFVLGFFSPRSSGGDLYLGIWYNISQRTVIWVANRESPVTGQPATLLFSVDDRSLRVVGSRGSNFTFWSANPLSAATEAVLLKNGNLVLQDGNGSVLWQSFDHPTDTFLPGMIFRYVHHERSHTRLTSWKAADDPSQGNFSFGFDSTASLQFMTWRGSEIYYRSSVWSGYAFTGWHPPRSNANSVIYYTVLEDEDGFNLTIAVSDSSPYIRYTLNHSGQLQLLGWDSTSKLWKTFSSVPIGCQVYGSCGQFSYCNVNGTVPACRCLEGFEPRSKTAWNGGDHSGGCSRASSLWCGEADNFLRVAGMKLPDQFVFVRNKMNMSECRSKCSTNCSCQAFAYADLNVGNATVPRCLVWTGRFVDAEMITGGEDLYLKIMNFNSGASSGKSRRKLLLFMLSISAAASALACALAAWKFDEQIKSVFRRTKSEELVRDSNSIQEFLNNFSGANEVAEGEAADQAPQLPLINFESLVLATDNFSVSNKLGQGGFGIVYKGILHGGQEIAIKRLIRGSGQGLVEFKNEINLIARLQHRNLVKLLGYCIHGEEKLLAYEYMPNKSLDFFLFDPVQKAKLDWGKRFNVIKGIARALVYLHQDSRLRIVHRDLKVSNILLDKHMNPKISDFGMARIFGGNQNEANTKRVVGTYGYMSPEYAMQGLFSMKSDVYSFGVLLLEIVSGLQNSSFHLVPDFTHLLAYAWQLWNERNANDFIDPSSNTQSCYLDEALRSIHVGLLCVQDSPSDRPTMSSVVFMLENETAISRTPKKPIFTIQRNDPSVENLETYSLNNMTITTIEGR; from the exons ATGGCGACGTCTCCGCCCATCGCTAaaatcctcctcctcttctctctGTATTTTCTTCTCTGCGTTTCAGATAACAGGCTGACCCCCGGCCAACTCATGCCTTCCAATGAGACCTTGACTAGCGGCGCCTTCGTCCTCGGCTTCTTCTCCCCAAGGAGTTCCGGCGGCGACCTCTACCTCGGCATCTGGTACAACATCTCCCAGAGGACCGTAATCTGGGTCGCCAACAGGGAGAGCCCTGTCACCGGCCAGCCCGCAACTCTCCTCTTCTCCGTCGACGACCGCAGCCTCCGCGTCGTCGGCTCGCGCGGGAGCAACTTCACCTTCTGGTCGGCGAACCCACTTAGCGCCGCCACGGAGGCGGTGCTACTAAAAAACGGGAACCTAGTTCTCCAAGACGGCAACGGCAGCGTCCTCTGGCAGAGCTTCGATCACCCAACGGACACCTTTCTGCCCGGCATGATTTTCAGATACGTCCACCACGAACGTTCGCACACCCGGCTCACCTCGTGGAAGGCCGCCGACGACCCCTCGCAGGGGAACTTCAGCTTCGGCTTCGACTCGACCGCTTCCCTTCAGTTCATGACATGGAGAGGCTCAGAGATCTACTACCGGAGCTCAGTGTGGTCCGGCTACGCGTTCACCGGCTGGCACCCCCCGCGCTCCAACGCCAACTCCGTGATCTACTATACGGTCTTAGAAGACGAAGACGGATTCAACCTCACCATTGCCGTATCAGACTCGTCGCCCTATATCAGGTACACCCTAAACCACTCCGGCCAGCTGCAGCTCCTGGGCTGGGATTCCACATCGAAACTATGGAAAACCTTCTCATCTGTACCGATCGGCTGCCAAGTTTACGGATCCTGCGGCCAGTTCTCGTACTGCAACGTCAACGGAACAGTGCCGGCGTGcaggtgcttggaagggttcgaGCCGAGGTCGAAGACCGCTTGGAACGGTGGCGACCATTCAGGCGGTTGCTCGAGGGCGAGTTCTCTCTGGTGCGGTGAGGCGGACAACTTCCTCCGAGTGGCAGGGATGAAATTGCCCGACCAGTTCGTGTTCGTGAGGAACAAGATGAACATGAGCGAGTGTAGGTCTAAGTGCTCGACCAATTGCTCCTGTCAAGCCTTTGCTTATGCTGATCTGAACGTCGGGAATGCTACAGTCCCAAGGTGTTTGGTTTGGACGGGGAGATTTGTTGATGCAGAGATGATAACTGGAGGAGAGGACTTGTATCTGAAGATCATGAACTTCAATTCAG GTGCATCAAGCGGCAAGAGCAGAAGGAAGTTACTGCTGTTCATGCTGTCCATTTCAGCAGCAGCCTCTGCTTTGGCCTGCGCCCTTGCAGCGTGGAAGTTTGATGAGCAAATAAAAAGTGTGTTCAGGCGAACAAAGAGCGAAGAACTAGTACGCGATTCGAACTCGATTCAAGAGTTCCTGAACAATTTCTCTGGTGCTAATGAAGTTGCAGAAGGAGAGGCAGCAGATCAAGCTCCACAGCTTCCATTGATCAACTTTGAGAGCCTGGTTCTTGCCACTGACAACTTCTCTGTTTCAAATAAACTGGGACAAGGAGGCTTTGGCATAGTTTACAAG GGCATTCTTCACGGAGGGCAAGAAATTGCAATTAAAAGACTAATTAGAGGGTCTGGACAAGGATTAGTAGAGTTTAAGAATGAGATTAACTTGATTGCTCGGTTGCAGCATAGGAACCTAGTCAAGCTCCTTGGCTATTGCATTCATGGAGAAGAGAAACTACTGGCTTATGAATACATGCCTAACAAGAGTTTGGATTTCTTCCTATTCG ATCCGGTGCAAAAGGCGAAGCTCGATTGGGGGAAGAGGTTCAACGTGATCAAAGGAATTGCTCGAGCACTTGTTTATCTTCATCAGGATTCGAGGTTACGGATTGTTCACCGTGATCTTAAGGTGAGCAATATTTTGTTggacaagcatatgaaccctaagaTATCTGATTTTGGAATGGCAAGGATCTTCGGAGGGAACCAAAATGAAGCAAATACGAAAAGAGTGGTTGGAACTTA TGGATATATGTCTCCTGAATATGCAATGCAAGGACTCTTTTCTATGAAATCTGATGTCTATAGCTTCGGAGTATTGCTCTTGGAGATTGTGAGCGGCCTACAAAATAGTAGCTTTCACCTCGTGCCCGACTTCACCCATCTCTTGGCTTAT GCATGGCAACTATGGAATGAAAGGAACGCAAATGACTTCATAGATCCTTCTTCCAACACACAGTCTTGCTACCTAGATGAAGCATTAAGGAGCATCCATGTGGGTCTCTTGTGTGTTCAGGACAGCCCGAGTGACCGACCGACAATGTCGTCAGTTGTTTTCATGCTTGAAAATGAAACCGCAATCTCTCGTACTCCTAAAAAGCCAATATTTACCATCCAAAGAAATGATCCATCAGTTGAAAATTTGGAGACTTATTCACTAAACAATATGACCATTACAACGATTGAAGGTCGTTAG
- the LOC121977149 gene encoding G-type lectin S-receptor-like serine/threonine-protein kinase B120 codes for MAKSLPIAEILLLSSLHLLLCFSYDRLTPGQLMPSNETLTSDGGTFVLGFFSPRSTAGDLYLGVWYNIPQRTVIWVANRESPVTGQPAALLFSDDRSLRVVGSRGRNFTFWSANPPGAAAAAVLLNTGNLVLRDGEGGVLWQSFEHPTDTFLPGMSLRYAYGDRSHTRFTSWKAADDPSPGNFTFGVDSTTSLQLMTWRGSEIYYRSQVWSGNVFTGSRGPSSNSVIYLTILADEDGFLLTISVSDSSPYTRYTLNHSGQLQLLSWDSASKLWQTFASAPIGCQVYGSCGQFAYCDANGTVPGCKCLEGFEPRSKTAWSGGDHSGGCSRERALLCDEGDSFLRVAGMKLPDQFVLVRNKKNMSECRSECSTNCSCQAFAYADLNVGNSTTPRCLVWTRSFVDAEMLSIGGEDLYLKLMNFNSGASSGKSSSSRRKKLLLVLSISAAASVLACALALWMFDEQIRGVFKRAKSEELVRDSSSSREFLDNFYGAKEVAEGEAADQAPELPLINFESLVLATDNFSVSNKLGQGGFGIVYKGILQGGQEIAIKRLIRGSGQGLVEFKNEINLIARLQHRNLVRLLGYCIHGEEKLLAYEYMPNKSLDFFLFDLVLKTKLDWGKRFNIIKGIARALLYLHQDSRLRIVHRDLKTSNILLDKDMNPKISDFGMARIFGGNQNEANTNRVVGTYGYMSPEYAMQGLFSVKSDVYSFGVLLLEIVSGLRNSSFHLVLDFPNLLAYAWQLWNEGNAKNFIDPSSNTQSCYLDEALRSIHVGLLCVQDSPSDRPAMSSIVFMLENETAISHTPKEPIFTIQRNDPSVENLETYSLNNMTITTVEGR; via the exons ATGGCGAAGTCTCTGCCCATCGCCGAAATCCTCCTCCTTTCCTCTCTGCATTTGCTCCTCTGCTTTTCATATGACAGGCTGACTCCCGGCCAGCTCATGCCTTCCAATGAGACCTTGACCTCCGACGGCGGCACCTTCGTCCTCGGCTTCTTCTCCCCGAGGAGCACCGCTGGGGACCTCTACCTCGGCGTCTGGTACAACATCCCCCAGAGGACCGTAATCTGGGTCGCCAACAGGGAGAGCCCCGTCACCGGCCAGCCCGCGGCACTCCTCTTCTCCGACGACCGCAGCCTCCGCGTCGTCGGCTCGCGCGGGAGAAACTTCACCTTCTGGTCGGCCAACCCACCAGGAGCCGCCGCGGCGGCCGTGCTACTCAACACCGGGAACCTAGTTCTCCGAGACGGCGAAGGCGGCGTCCTCTGGCAGAGCTTCGAGCACCCAACGGACACCTTTCTGCCCGGCATGAGCCTCCGATACGCCTACGGCGACCGCTCGCACACCCGGTTCACCTCGTGGAAGGCCGCCGACGACCCCTCGCCGGGGAACTTCACCTTCGGCGTCGACTCGACCACTTCCCTTCAGCTCATGACATGGAGAGGCTCAGAGATCTACTACCGGAGCCAAGTGTGGAGCGGCAACGTGTTCACCGGTTCGCGCGGCCCGAGCTCCAACTCCGTGATCTACTTGACGATCTTAGCAGACGAAGACGGATTCCTCCTCACCATTAGCGTATCGGACTCGTCGCCCTACACCAGGTACACCCTAAACCACTCCGGCCAGCTGCAGCTCCTGAGCTGGGACTCCGCATCGAAACTATGGCAAACCTTCGCATCCGCACCGATCGGTTGCCAAGTTTACGGATCCTGCGGCCAGTTCGCATACTGCGACGCCAACGGAACAGTGCCGGGGTGCAAGTGCTTGGAAGGGTTCGAGCCGAGGTCGAAGACCGCTTGGAGCGGCGGCGACCATTCAGGCGGTTGCTCGAGGGAGAGAGCTCTCCTGTGCGACGAGGGGGACAGCTTCCTCCGAGTGGCAGGGATGAAGTTACCGGACCAGTTCGTGCTCgtgaggaacaagaagaacaTGAGCGAGTGTAGGTCTGAGTGCTCGACCAATTGCTCCTGTCAAGCCTTTGCTTATGCTGATCTGAACGTGGGGAATTCTACAACTCCAAGGTGTTTGGTTTGGACAAGGAGTTTTGTTGATGCTGAGATGCTAAGTATTGGAGGAGAGGACTTGTATCTGAAGCTCATGAACTTCAATTCAG GTGCATCAAGCGGCaagagcagcagcagcaggaggaagaAACTGCTGCTTGTGCTGTCCATTTCAGCAGCAGCCTCTGTTTTGGCCTGCGCCCTTGCATTGTGGATGTTTGATGAGCAAATCAGAGGTGTGTTCAAGCGAGCAAAGAGCGAAGAACTAGTACGCGATTCAAGCTCGAGTCGAGAGTTCCTGGACAATTTCTATGGCGCTAAAGAAGTTGCGGAAGGGGAGGCAGCAGACCAAGCTCCAGAGCTTCCATTGATCAACTTTGAGAGCCTGGTTCTTGCCACTGACAACTTCTCTGTTTCAAATAAACTGGGACAAGGAGGCTTTGGCATAGTTTACAAG GGCATTCTTCAAGGAGGGCAAGAAATTGCAATTAAAAGACTAATTAGAGGATCTGGACAAGGACTAGTAGAGTTTAAGAATGAGATTAACTTGATTGCTAGGTTGCAGCATAGGAACCTAGTCAGGCTCCTTGGCTATTGCATTCATGGAGAAGAGAAACTACTTGCTTATGAATACATGCCCAATAAGAGTTTGGACTTCTTCCTATTCG ATCTGGTGCTAAAGACGAAGCTCGATTGGGGGAAGAGGTTCAACATAATCAAAGGAATTGCTCGGGCACTTCTTTATCTTCATCAGGATTCGAGATTACGAATTGTTCACCGTGATCTTAAGACGAGCAATATTTTGTTGGACAAGGATATGAACCCTAAGATATCTGATTTTGGGATGGCAAGGATCTTCGGTGGAAACCAGAATGAAGCAAATACGAATAGAGTTGTTGGAACTTA TGGATACATGTCTCCTGAATACGCAATGCAAGGACTTTTTTCTGTGAAATCAGATGTCTATAGTTTCGGAGTATTACTCTTGGAGATTGTGAGCGGCCTACGAAATAGTAGCTTTCACCTCGTGCTTGACTTCCCCAATCTCTTGGCTTAT GCATGGCAACTATGGAATGAAGGGAATGCAAAGAACTTCATAGATCCTTCTTCCAACACACAGTCTTGCTACCTAGATGAAGCATTAAGGAGCATCCATGTGGGTCTCTTGTGTGTTCAGGACAGCCCGAGCGACCGACCAGCAATGTCGTCAATTGTTTTCATGCTCGAAAATGAAACCGCAATCTCTCATACACCTAAAGAGCCAATATTTACCATCCAAAGAAATGATCCATCGGTTGAAAATTTGGAGACTTATTCACTAAACAATATGACCATCACAACTGTTGAAGGTCGTTAG
- the LOC121977151 gene encoding uncharacterized protein LOC121977151, translating to MSFLQLPDSNNLRIWNNAVFEDGASASKASTTIPLRQISTNLGTLDLRPSKENRSPVLEKSVIDFRFLRKAAETAEESAVDSEIARIEEEIARLQSRLEALRLRKADRWIAPAKILDLKQQGGSRSGSLARRDPCSPPVSKRMDLAMELAPASAASGSRRRGASARPVEIFATPARPIEFRSAAKNLWPSALNKKTTEDSSPAIDRRGVSLSPIEIHQNSLAPDRSEDKATETSRSVEDCKKQSVRKSEHIQEDKGMNKERGVNLNPKSQPPVNSKTLNNIRQPSAGAKKAAKVDHSSEIITPKALFRENKNTVSCKRQPHVAAKMRVVRSCYSLAGTRQKWSSPELTAQVEVTESKLEEQIKTDSRMPNSVDLTVSSLSSTQNTQ from the coding sequence ATGAGCTTTCTCCAGCTTCCAGATTCCAATAATCTCCGGATTTGGAACAACGCCGTCTTCGAAGATGGCGCCTCCGCTTCCAAGGCGTCGACAACGATACCTCTCCGGCAGATCTCCACCAACCTTGGAACTCTCGATCTCCGCCCGTCCAAGGAGAACCGCAGCCCTGTGCTTGAGAAGTCCGTTATCGATTTCAGATTCCTCAGGAAAGCCGCTGAAACTGCCGAGGAGAGCGCTGTCGACAGCGAGATCGCGCGGATCGAGGAGGAAATCGCGCGGTTGCAGTCGAGACTGGAGGCGCTCCGCCTGAGGAAGGCAGATCGGTGGATCGCGCCAGCCAAGATCTTGGATCTGAAACAGCAGGGCGGAAGCAGAAGCGGAAGCTTGGCGAGGAGGGACCCCTGCTCGCCGCCTGTCTCAAAGCGTATGGACCTGGCGATGGAGTTGGCGCCGGCTAGCGCTGCCTCCGGATCGAGGCGAAGAGGCGCGAGCGCGCGGCCGGTTGAGATCTTCGCCACGCCGGCGAGGCCGATCGAGTTCCGGAGCGCGGCGAAGAATCTGTGGCCTTCAGCGTTGAATAAAAAGACGACGGAGGACTCGTCGCCGGCGATCGATCGAAGAGGCGTCAGCCTAAGTCCAATCGAGATCCACCAAAACTCCCTCGCGCCGGATCGATCGGAGGACAAGGCCACCGAAACCTCTCGATCGGTTGAGGATTGCAAAAAACAGAGCGTCAGGAAATCGGAACACATCCAAGAAGACAAAGGGATGAACAAAGAAAGGGGAGTCAACCTGAACCCAAAATCTCAGCCGCCGGTGAATTCTAAAACGTTGAACAATATCCGGCAGCCATCCGCGGGTGCTAAGAAAGCAGCCAAGGTAGATCATTCCTCTGAAATAATTACGCCTAAAGCTCTCTTCCGAGAGAACAAGAACACAGTTTCCTGCAAAAGGCAGCCACATGTTGCTGCTAAAATGAGAGTTGTCCGGAGCTGCTATAGCTTAGCCGGCACACGCCAAAAATGGTCGTCACCGGAGTTAACGGCTCAAGTTGAAGTGACGGAATCCAAACTGGAGGAGCAAATAAAGACAGATTCAAGGATGCCAAACTCGGTAGATCTAACAGTGAGTTCATTGTCATCAACTCAAAACACTCAGTAG